The nucleotide window CGATGGTCGCCTACCAGGGCGAGGACGCCCTGGGCGGCTCGCAGGCCCAACTGCACGACCTGATCGGCGACGGCACGCCGGTCGTCGTGAACTTCTGGGCGTCGTCCTGTCCCCCCTGCCGCGAGGAGATGCCCGGCTTCCAGCGGGTGCACGACGAGCTGGGCGACGCCTTCCACCTCGTCGGCGTGGACGTCGGCCGCTTCACCGGGCTCGGCAGCCAGGCGGGCGCGCGCGACTTCCTGGTCGAGTACGCGATCCGCTACCCCGCCGCCTACCTGCTCGACGACGGCGCGCTGCGCGACTACGAGGTGCGCAGCATGCCGACCACCGTCTTCATCGACGGAAGCGGCACCATCCAGGACAAACACACCGGCTACCTCGCCGAGGACCGCTTCCGCGAGGCCGTCGAGGCGCTGATCGCAGGGGGCGGCGCGTGAGCTGCCCGCTCGTCGTCCGTCGCTACGCCCCGACGGTGCTGGTGGCGCTCGCCACCCTCGCCGTCGCCGCCGTCGGCGCCTGGTGGACGCCCGGTAACGTCGGCGCCCTCAACGCCGGCGTGGAGGGCCT belongs to Trueperaceae bacterium and includes:
- a CDS encoding TlpA disulfide reductase family protein, with translation MSERAKRRRAGSRAAQVERGKKGGRRVLVGGVVVALAAVALLGAGLVGAARADRAPDFAMVAYQGEDALGGSQAQLHDLIGDGTPVVVNFWASSCPPCREEMPGFQRVHDELGDAFHLVGVDVGRFTGLGSQAGARDFLVEYAIRYPAAYLLDDGALRDYEVRSMPTTVFIDGSGTIQDKHTGYLAEDRFREAVEALIAGGGA